In Streptomyces sp. NBC_01707, a genomic segment contains:
- a CDS encoding HD domain-containing protein: MEVSFGGAAAEAAYAHVRCLLVPAILNHSVRVWLLADHLARREGIDTPERESLAVACLFHDVGTAHQHDGPQRFEVEGADAASAFLSRHRWPAPLIKGVWEAIALHTSPGIAERMGRLPRLVRVGVRADFGATELIETDGEDQLASALALFPRLNIESVLGKAVVAQALRCPGKAPSSSWPGGLLAAHLANPEYSGVNPAF; this comes from the coding sequence ATGGAGGTCTCGTTCGGTGGAGCGGCCGCCGAAGCCGCGTACGCACACGTACGCTGCCTGCTTGTGCCAGCGATCCTCAATCACAGCGTGAGGGTCTGGCTGCTGGCCGATCACTTGGCCCGCCGCGAGGGGATCGATACGCCAGAACGTGAGTCTCTAGCCGTGGCCTGTCTGTTCCACGACGTGGGGACAGCTCACCAGCACGACGGGCCGCAGCGCTTTGAAGTGGAGGGCGCGGACGCGGCGAGCGCTTTTCTTTCCCGACATCGCTGGCCAGCACCGCTCATCAAGGGAGTATGGGAGGCCATCGCTCTACACACTTCACCGGGCATCGCAGAACGGATGGGAAGGCTGCCTAGGCTCGTCCGGGTCGGTGTCAGGGCGGACTTCGGTGCGACTGAGCTGATCGAGACCGATGGCGAGGACCAACTGGCCTCTGCACTCGCCTTGTTCCCACGTCTGAACATCGAGTCCGTGCTGGGTAAGGCTGTGGTGGCGCAGGCGCTCCGGTGTCCCGGAAAGGCACCTTCCTCCAGTTGGCCAGGCGGACTGCTCGCCGCCCACCTGGCGAACCCGGAGTACTCCGGAGTCAACCCTGCCTTCTAG
- a CDS encoding alpha/beta fold hydrolase: MTTAVHGKPVILLVHGAWHGAWCWEKLVPELTALGWHVITVDLPSASANPDDNAGMYDDARAVRACLNGIDGQVTVLAHSYGGVPVTEAAATATNVDRIVYLSAFQLDEGDSLAGMSEGQMPIGDTGTLPVPESPAKHLYGDASQEDADRAMQRLVPQTVKSFSEPLTAAAWKTVPSSYIICEQDEILPPAFQEAMSARSERSYRLSSSHSPFLSMPAVLASLITTDAGI, translated from the coding sequence ATGACCACCGCAGTACACGGCAAACCGGTTATCCTGCTCGTCCACGGCGCCTGGCACGGTGCCTGGTGCTGGGAGAAGCTCGTCCCCGAACTCACCGCTCTGGGATGGCACGTCATCACCGTCGATTTGCCGAGCGCTTCGGCCAACCCTGACGACAACGCCGGGATGTACGACGACGCCCGCGCTGTTCGCGCGTGCCTGAACGGCATCGACGGGCAGGTGACCGTACTCGCGCACTCCTACGGTGGCGTGCCTGTCACGGAGGCCGCCGCGACCGCGACCAACGTCGACCGCATCGTGTACCTCTCCGCGTTCCAGCTGGACGAAGGCGACTCCCTGGCTGGCATGAGTGAAGGGCAGATGCCGATCGGTGACACCGGCACGCTGCCGGTTCCGGAAAGTCCGGCGAAACATCTCTACGGCGATGCCTCACAGGAGGACGCTGATCGTGCCATGCAGCGACTCGTCCCACAGACCGTGAAATCGTTCAGCGAGCCGCTTACAGCGGCAGCCTGGAAGACGGTTCCCTCCAGCTACATCATCTGCGAGCAGGACGAGATACTCCCGCCCGCGTTTCAGGAAGCGATGTCAGCCCGTTCCGAGCGTTCATATCGGCTGTCTTCCAGCCACTCCCCCTTCCTGTCCATGCCTGCCGTGCTGGCCAGTCTGATCACCACTGACGCTGGTATATAA
- a CDS encoding DUF6518 family protein produces the protein MLAVLPNTSIRRLSVAATKRSGSKSQWSLYVLALAVGLAGGVLTSFGQSVLHGGWNAVVNSAAPWVTVALLIGLLAPVRWRRAAVAGALSQGGLVVGYYATSELRSFPVAMSSVVIWIAAGAIAGPVYGAAGALLGSDRRWVRTSAAGVTGSVWLMEGIHFLSLASDANSNSGPGRTAGWCYLAVGVIFALALTRTSRDRICALLALAAATGAAIAAVIPIEMAFMLG, from the coding sequence ATGCTGGCTGTGCTGCCAAACACATCTATCAGGAGATTATCCGTGGCCGCTACCAAGCGTTCGGGCTCAAAGTCACAGTGGTCTCTTTACGTGCTCGCCCTCGCCGTGGGTCTGGCCGGGGGCGTTCTTACGTCCTTCGGGCAAAGCGTTCTCCACGGTGGTTGGAACGCTGTGGTCAACTCGGCCGCTCCCTGGGTCACTGTCGCTCTTCTCATCGGCCTGCTCGCTCCCGTTCGGTGGCGCAGAGCTGCAGTAGCGGGTGCACTGTCGCAGGGTGGCCTGGTCGTGGGCTACTACGCAACCTCGGAGCTACGCAGTTTTCCTGTGGCCATGTCCAGCGTGGTGATCTGGATTGCCGCCGGCGCCATTGCTGGTCCGGTCTACGGAGCGGCTGGTGCTCTGCTAGGAAGCGACCGGCGTTGGGTACGAACGTCAGCGGCCGGAGTCACGGGCTCGGTCTGGTTGATGGAAGGCATCCACTTCCTGTCGCTCGCGTCGGACGCAAACTCCAATAGCGGGCCGGGCAGGACCGCGGGCTGGTGCTACCTCGCCGTCGGAGTGATCTTCGCTCTCGCCCTCACACGCACATCGCGCGACCGGATCTGTGCGCTACTGGCGTTGGCTGCTGCCACGGGAGCCGCCATCGCCGCGGTGATCCCTATCGAGATGGCCTTCATGTTGGGGTGA
- a CDS encoding IclR family transcriptional regulator C-terminal domain-containing protein, translated as MRREGNPEFIEALARGLDVLRCFPPGVRAMTLSEIAAATGLARPTARRILITLEQLGYVRSEERGFSLAPRVLELGMAYIGSMNLWELAEPHLKHLVAQTGESCSIAQLDGSDIIYTARVAVPKLVTLAVTIGTRFPALSTSLGKVLLAALSRDELNKALAEPSRSGITPRWTPDREEIEDTLRTVRAKGWAVTDQGLALGIRSVAAPVRDGEGNVVAAVNVNAHAAETTVDTLVDHHLPLLLTTASAISADWAAWQARPLETVRGAL; from the coding sequence ATGCGCCGAGAAGGAAATCCCGAGTTCATCGAAGCCCTGGCAAGGGGCCTGGACGTGCTGCGCTGCTTTCCGCCGGGTGTCAGAGCGATGACACTCAGTGAGATTGCGGCTGCCACCGGCCTCGCCCGCCCCACGGCCAGACGCATCCTCATCACGCTGGAACAACTGGGCTACGTCCGTTCAGAAGAACGCGGCTTTTCGCTCGCCCCGCGGGTGCTCGAACTCGGTATGGCCTACATCGGTTCGATGAACCTCTGGGAACTGGCGGAACCACACCTGAAGCACCTGGTCGCACAGACCGGTGAATCGTGCTCCATAGCCCAGCTCGACGGCTCCGACATCATCTACACAGCCCGGGTCGCTGTGCCGAAACTGGTCACCCTTGCCGTCACGATCGGCACCCGGTTCCCCGCCCTGTCGACCTCGCTGGGCAAAGTCCTGCTTGCCGCACTCTCGCGCGACGAACTCAACAAGGCCCTGGCAGAGCCCAGCCGTTCCGGCATCACGCCACGCTGGACGCCCGACCGTGAGGAGATCGAGGACACCCTGCGGACCGTACGCGCAAAGGGATGGGCGGTCACGGACCAGGGACTGGCTCTAGGTATTCGGTCCGTTGCGGCCCCGGTGCGTGACGGAGAGGGGAACGTGGTCGCAGCGGTGAACGTAAACGCACATGCAGCCGAGACCACCGTGGACACCCTCGTCGATCACCACCTGCCACTGCTGCTTACCACTGCGAGCGCCATCAGTGCCGACTGGGCGGCCTGGCAGGCGCGACCGCTGGAGACAGTGCGCGGCGCCCTCTGA
- a CDS encoding dioxygenase has translation MAFVTNDNLTGLAVERWATAHSSRTAELMTALVRHLHAFTREVSLTEDEWAAAVEWLAAAGRISNDKRQEFILASDVLGLSTLVVQLNNHFSPQATPATVVGPFHIDGSPEVHFGADMSDGLPGIPLFLTGRVLDPDGRPLPDVVLDVWQADADGAYEAQLSDVDEAQLRAKYRTRADGTYCVRTVSPRGYAIPMDGPVGNLVSRTGISPYRPAHVHFLIDHPGHERLVTHLFRQGADYLDSDVVFGTKDELIVSFTERPAGKTPDDGIIDRPYLHAEFNFALQTTGAECTR, from the coding sequence ATGGCCTTCGTCACGAACGACAACCTCACCGGTCTCGCGGTGGAGCGGTGGGCAACAGCCCACTCCTCCCGCACGGCCGAGCTGATGACGGCATTGGTAAGGCACCTTCACGCATTCACCCGCGAGGTCAGCCTCACCGAGGACGAGTGGGCCGCAGCCGTTGAGTGGCTCGCCGCTGCGGGGCGGATCAGCAACGACAAGCGTCAGGAATTCATCCTCGCTTCCGACGTCCTCGGTCTGAGCACCCTCGTCGTGCAACTCAACAACCACTTCTCACCGCAGGCCACACCTGCGACAGTGGTCGGCCCGTTCCACATCGACGGCTCTCCGGAAGTGCATTTTGGGGCCGACATGTCCGACGGTCTCCCAGGCATCCCGCTCTTCCTCACCGGCCGGGTCCTGGACCCCGACGGGCGACCTCTGCCCGACGTCGTGCTCGACGTGTGGCAGGCCGACGCCGACGGCGCCTACGAGGCGCAGTTGTCGGACGTGGATGAGGCACAGCTGCGCGCCAAGTACCGGACACGGGCGGACGGCACGTACTGCGTGCGGACGGTCTCGCCGCGCGGGTACGCGATCCCGATGGACGGCCCGGTCGGCAACCTTGTAAGCCGAACCGGCATCAGCCCGTACCGTCCCGCTCACGTGCACTTCCTCATCGACCATCCAGGCCACGAAAGGCTGGTCACCCACCTCTTTCGCCAAGGAGCTGATTACCTCGACAGCGATGTGGTGTTCGGCACCAAGGACGAGTTGATCGTGTCTTTCACCGAGCGGCCGGCAGGTAAGACGCCCGACGACGGGATCATCGACCGCCCTTATCTGCACGCGGAGTTCAACTTCGCACTGCAGACGACGGGGGCCGAATGCACGCGGTAA
- a CDS encoding CaiB/BaiF CoA transferase family protein, producing the protein MSGKQRGPLDGLLVADFSRILAGPYATMLLADLGADVVKVEDPRGDDTRAWMPPVRDGVSTYYLGINRGKRSIALDFRDPEDARLARELARRADVVIENFKPGGLAKYGLDHASVSARNPGVVYASISGFGSGAGRKVPGYDLMVQAVSGLMSLTGDPDGPAYRAGISVFDVMAGNHAAIGILAALRHRDASDQGQLVEVNLLSSALTGLVNHSSGYIAGGTVPYRMGNAHPSVFPYEPLPTADRDLIVTAANDGQFRRLCDVLGIPEVADDPRFLHNADRTRRREELRPLLVERLRTRGALEWFDLLVDAGVPCGPINTIDGGFAMAERFGLDPVVDAGEGERAVPTTRHPIRFSETPAAYRLPPPELDEHGDELRTWLEDKNA; encoded by the coding sequence ATGAGCGGAAAGCAACGAGGGCCGCTGGACGGACTGCTGGTCGCGGATTTCTCCCGCATCCTGGCGGGTCCGTACGCGACGATGCTCCTCGCCGACCTCGGAGCGGACGTCGTGAAGGTCGAGGACCCCCGGGGCGACGACACACGTGCGTGGATGCCGCCGGTCCGAGATGGCGTTTCGACCTACTATCTCGGCATCAACCGCGGCAAGCGGTCCATCGCACTCGACTTCCGGGATCCGGAGGACGCCCGGCTGGCCAGGGAGCTGGCGCGGCGCGCGGACGTGGTGATCGAGAACTTCAAGCCGGGCGGGCTAGCAAAGTACGGGCTCGATCACGCCTCGGTGAGTGCCCGGAACCCGGGCGTCGTCTACGCCTCGATCAGCGGGTTCGGATCCGGCGCCGGGCGGAAGGTTCCCGGCTACGACCTGATGGTCCAGGCAGTTTCCGGCCTGATGAGCCTTACCGGTGATCCCGATGGGCCAGCGTATCGGGCGGGCATCTCAGTGTTCGACGTGATGGCGGGCAACCATGCGGCCATCGGCATCCTCGCCGCGCTGCGTCACCGCGACGCCAGCGACCAAGGGCAGCTCGTCGAGGTGAACCTGCTGTCGTCGGCGCTGACCGGGCTGGTCAACCACAGCTCCGGTTACATCGCGGGCGGCACCGTCCCATACCGCATGGGCAACGCGCACCCCAGCGTCTTTCCCTACGAGCCGCTGCCGACCGCCGACCGGGACCTGATCGTCACCGCCGCCAACGATGGCCAGTTCCGCCGCCTGTGCGATGTGCTCGGCATCCCGGAGGTCGCCGATGATCCGCGGTTCCTGCACAACGCCGACCGCACTCGTCGCCGCGAGGAGCTGAGGCCTCTCCTGGTGGAGCGGCTGCGCACGCGGGGCGCTCTAGAGTGGTTCGACCTGCTCGTCGACGCCGGCGTGCCGTGCGGTCCGATCAACACCATCGACGGCGGCTTCGCCATGGCCGAGCGCTTCGGTCTTGACCCAGTCGTAGACGCCGGCGAGGGCGAGCGGGCAGTGCCAACCACGCGACACCCGATCCGGTTCTCCGAGACACCTGCCGCCTACCGGCTCCCGCCGCCGGAACTAGACGAACACGGCGACGAACTGCGCACATGGCTGGAGGACAAGAATGCCTGA
- a CDS encoding citryl-CoA lyase, producing MPEYPTALGASSRDRITLLGQDLAADVMGEVGFGELAFWLASQRRPTTGETRVFEAVLAALADHGFTPTAIITRLTYLSAPDSVQGALAAGLLGGGSRFLGVTEDCGRFLHQVLATAAGEHPLDEAGWDALALAAVRARREAGAFIPGLGHHVHKDGDPRTSRLFHIAAEEGLFGPHLSLFAAIGRVHPEVLGKTLPLNGAGVCGAALADLGLPLELLRAFALLARTAGLIGQLAEELRHPVANDIFLSVDLNNTPVPPTPLGPTAA from the coding sequence ATGCCTGAGTACCCGACCGCGCTCGGCGCTTCCTCACGGGATCGCATCACCCTGCTCGGCCAGGACCTCGCGGCCGACGTGATGGGTGAGGTCGGCTTCGGTGAGCTGGCGTTCTGGCTGGCCTCCCAGCGCCGTCCGACAACAGGTGAGACGCGCGTATTCGAAGCTGTGCTCGCAGCACTCGCCGATCACGGCTTCACCCCGACCGCGATCATCACCAGGCTGACGTATCTCTCGGCCCCCGACTCCGTCCAGGGCGCGCTCGCTGCCGGACTCCTCGGCGGAGGCTCGCGTTTCCTGGGCGTGACAGAGGACTGCGGCCGCTTCCTGCACCAGGTACTGGCCACAGCGGCAGGAGAACACCCCCTCGACGAGGCCGGCTGGGACGCACTTGCCCTGGCCGCCGTGCGCGCACGGCGGGAGGCCGGCGCGTTCATCCCGGGGCTCGGGCACCATGTCCACAAGGATGGCGACCCTCGCACCTCGAGGCTGTTCCACATCGCCGCGGAGGAAGGCCTCTTCGGCCCGCACCTGTCCCTGTTTGCCGCTATCGGCAGGGTGCATCCCGAGGTGCTCGGGAAGACGCTTCCGCTCAACGGCGCCGGAGTCTGCGGTGCCGCGCTCGCCGACCTCGGCCTGCCGCTGGAGCTGCTGAGGGCTTTCGCACTACTCGCCCGAACTGCCGGCCTCATCGGTCAACTCGCTGAGGAGCTACGCCACCCGGTCGCGAACGACATCTTCCTGTCGGTGGATCTCAACAACACACCGGTTCCGCCGACCCCTCTCGGCCCGACGGCGGCGTAA
- a CDS encoding NADP-dependent oxidoreductase, whose amino-acid sequence MKAVGVRRFGGPEALRVLDIPEPHAGPGQVRIRIRAASVNPGDRYLRNGSLGSTSAGPPYIPGMEAAGVVDEIGEGTVTDLCIGDRVMALTMPTDPSGGAYAQYLSLPEQWVARAPAGSTHAEASTLPMNGLTARQALDLLALPARRTVAVTGGAGVVGGYVIQMAKAADGLTVIADAWPEDEELVRSLGADIVIPRGDDFAQHVLRNTPEGVDGVVDAASMGSAAVARAVRDGGGISLLVHEDLYSISPAKLRRRSLNIHTVLVSKHLGDRSRLDRLRLQAEAGDLTLRVARTLPAAQATEAHRLLEAGGVRGRLVLEF is encoded by the coding sequence ATGAAAGCGGTAGGAGTACGCCGATTCGGAGGACCAGAGGCTCTGCGGGTCTTGGATATACCTGAGCCGCACGCCGGCCCCGGTCAGGTACGTATCCGCATACGTGCAGCGTCAGTTAACCCCGGCGATAGGTACCTGCGTAACGGCTCACTCGGCTCCACGAGCGCGGGGCCGCCGTACATCCCTGGCATGGAAGCAGCCGGGGTGGTGGATGAGATCGGGGAGGGCACCGTCACCGATCTGTGTATCGGGGACCGGGTGATGGCCCTGACCATGCCTACCGATCCCAGCGGCGGCGCCTACGCCCAGTACCTGTCACTGCCCGAACAGTGGGTTGCGCGCGCCCCTGCGGGGAGCACACATGCCGAGGCATCCACACTGCCCATGAACGGTCTCACCGCCCGGCAGGCCCTGGACCTTCTCGCTCTGCCCGCCAGACGCACCGTCGCGGTCACCGGCGGCGCGGGAGTGGTCGGCGGATATGTCATCCAGATGGCCAAGGCCGCCGATGGGCTCACGGTAATTGCTGATGCCTGGCCCGAGGACGAGGAGCTGGTGCGTTCCCTCGGGGCCGACATCGTCATCCCGAGAGGCGACGATTTCGCCCAGCACGTGCTCCGGAACACGCCGGAAGGCGTCGATGGTGTGGTGGACGCGGCAAGCATGGGCTCCGCGGCGGTGGCTCGGGCAGTACGCGACGGCGGGGGAATTTCCCTGCTTGTGCACGAAGACCTCTACAGCATCAGCCCCGCCAAGCTGCGACGTCGATCCCTGAACATCCACACGGTGCTCGTCTCCAAACACCTCGGTGACCGCAGCCGACTGGACCGTCTTCGCCTCCAGGCCGAGGCGGGAGACCTCACGTTGCGCGTAGCCCGCACATTGCCCGCCGCGCAGGCCACCGAAGCGCACCGCCTGTTGGAGGCCGGCGGCGTCCGCGGCCGCTTGGTTCTGGAGTTCTAG
- a CDS encoding MFS transporter, whose protein sequence is MTATEPPLAEGAPLAGRPSSGEGSAKALYSKIGWRLIPLLFAGYVLAYLDRINIGFAQLQMKDELGFSAAVYGLGAGLYFATYFVFEVPSNLLMKRIGARLTLSRIMVLWGLVSSCMLFVQTPTQFYVMRLLLGAFEAGYAPGVMLLLTYWFPNDRRARVMALFLCGSPIAGALGSPISGWILQGMNDVADLGGWQWLFLIEGLPSVALGVIFFFILPDAPAKAKWLTYDEQRRVVGDLDLDLDRTPGTSTQGFGSALRDINVYVMALAWFTIVCGIQAVSFWMPLMLKDAGVGTPAQIGAWASIPFAAATITMLLLSRHSDRTGERRWHTAIPCMTGATALILLSFAGANLALSLISLALLACSVYGAMPILLSIPVKYLAPGARAGGIALINSIGLSGGFVSPFILGWVKTQTGSVNNGLYCMAGLLLVGAVLVLTVIPAGPRAAPSRGE, encoded by the coding sequence TTGACTGCCACTGAACCACCGCTCGCCGAAGGCGCCCCGCTTGCAGGCAGGCCGTCCAGCGGGGAGGGCTCTGCCAAGGCGCTCTATTCCAAGATCGGGTGGCGGCTCATCCCGCTGCTCTTTGCGGGGTACGTACTTGCTTACCTGGACCGCATCAACATCGGCTTCGCCCAGCTTCAGATGAAGGACGAGCTGGGTTTCAGTGCTGCCGTCTACGGCTTGGGCGCCGGGCTGTACTTCGCCACCTACTTCGTCTTCGAGGTTCCTAGCAACCTGTTGATGAAGCGCATCGGGGCCAGGCTGACGCTCTCACGGATCATGGTCCTCTGGGGGCTGGTGTCGAGCTGCATGCTCTTCGTTCAGACGCCCACACAGTTCTATGTGATGCGGCTGCTTCTGGGCGCCTTCGAAGCAGGCTACGCACCCGGCGTCATGCTCCTGCTCACGTATTGGTTCCCTAACGACAGGCGAGCCCGGGTGATGGCGCTCTTCCTGTGCGGCAGCCCTATCGCCGGAGCACTGGGCTCACCCATATCGGGCTGGATTCTTCAAGGCATGAACGACGTCGCCGACTTGGGCGGGTGGCAGTGGCTGTTCTTGATCGAGGGCCTGCCGAGTGTGGCATTGGGCGTGATCTTCTTCTTCATCCTGCCTGATGCTCCCGCGAAGGCGAAGTGGCTGACTTATGACGAACAGCGACGCGTTGTTGGTGACCTCGACCTGGACCTCGACCGGACGCCGGGAACATCCACACAGGGCTTTGGAAGTGCCCTTCGTGACATTAACGTCTATGTAATGGCGCTCGCCTGGTTCACCATTGTGTGCGGCATTCAAGCGGTGTCCTTCTGGATGCCGTTGATGCTCAAGGATGCGGGCGTCGGCACGCCCGCACAGATCGGCGCGTGGGCGTCAATACCCTTCGCGGCCGCCACGATCACCATGCTTCTCCTATCCCGCCACTCCGACAGAACCGGTGAACGCCGCTGGCACACCGCGATACCGTGCATGACTGGCGCGACAGCACTGATACTGCTGTCTTTCGCGGGGGCGAACCTGGCACTGTCGTTGATCTCGCTAGCACTCCTTGCATGTTCCGTCTACGGCGCGATGCCGATCTTGCTATCTATACCTGTCAAGTACCTTGCGCCAGGAGCCAGGGCCGGCGGTATCGCTCTGATCAACTCCATCGGGCTGTCCGGAGGCTTCGTCAGCCCGTTCATCCTGGGGTGGGTCAAGACGCAGACCGGCAGTGTCAACAACGGCCTCTACTGCATGGCAGGGTTGCTTCTGGTCGGCGCGGTTCTCGTCTTGACGGTCATACCCGCGGGCCCACGGGCAGCCCCCTCCCGCGGCGAATAA
- a CDS encoding nuclear transport factor 2 family protein: MTNHPPVPPFTRDSAIQKVRAAEDGWNSRDPDRVSKVYASDSRWRNRSEWVTGREEIVAFLTRKWSRELEYRLIKELWAFDGNRIAVRFAYECHDADGNWWRSFGNENWEFNEDGLMAVRHASINDVPITESERQYHWPLGRRPDDHPGLSDLGF, translated from the coding sequence GTGACTAATCATCCCCCCGTACCCCCCTTCACACGGGACTCCGCAATCCAAAAAGTCCGTGCGGCCGAGGACGGTTGGAATAGCCGCGACCCAGACAGAGTCTCCAAGGTCTACGCCTCTGATTCACGTTGGCGAAACCGCAGTGAATGGGTCACGGGACGTGAGGAGATCGTGGCTTTTCTTACTCGAAAGTGGTCACGAGAGCTCGAATACAGGCTGATAAAGGAGCTTTGGGCGTTCGACGGCAACCGGATAGCAGTTCGCTTCGCCTATGAATGTCACGATGCCGACGGAAATTGGTGGCGTTCGTTCGGCAACGAGAACTGGGAGTTCAATGAGGACGGCCTCATGGCCGTTCGGCACGCCAGCATCAACGATGTTCCTATCACCGAGTCCGAGCGCCAGTACCACTGGCCGCTCGGTCGACGACCTGACGACCACCCTGGCCTCAGCGACCTCGGATTCTGA
- a CDS encoding IS5 family transposase (programmed frameshift), giving the protein MPVDLVPDDLWERVAPLLPARAPRRYRYPGRLPADDRAALRGIVYVLCKSVSWRDVPAEQVGCSGVTAWRRLRDWTEAGVWPRLHEVLLAELRATGLLDMDDAAIDGSHVRALKRGAHTGPSPVDRARPGSKHHLIVDRHGTPLAVSLTSGNRHDVTQLMPLLDAIPHIRGLRGRPRHRPRRLFADRGYDYDKYRRLVRARGITPKIARRGVPHGSGLGKTRWVVERTFAWLHQFKRLRTRYEIRADLHLGLLQLACSIICLRRLRTSF; this is encoded by the exons GTGCCTGTTGATCTTGTGCCTGATGACTTGTGGGAACGTGTGGCGCCGCTGTTGCCGGCCCGTGCGCCTCGGCGGTATCGGTATCCCGGGCGGTTGCCGGCGGATGACCGTGCTGCTCTGCGGGGCATCGTCTATGTGCTGTGCAAGAGCGTGAGCTGGCGGGATGTCCCTGCGGAACAGGTCGGCTGCAGCGGGGTGACGGCCTGGCGGCGTCTGCGGGACTGGACCGAGGCCGGTGTCTGGCCCCGGCTGCACGAGGTGCTGCTGGCCGAACTGCGGGCTACCGGCTTGCTGGACATGGACGACGCCGCAATCGACGGCTCGCACGTCAGAGCCCTCA AAAGGGGGGCTCACACCGGACCTTCGCCGGTCGACCGGGCCCGGCCCGGAAGCAAACACCACCTGATCGTCGACCGACACGGCACCCCGCTCGCCGTCTCTTTGACCAGCGGAAACCGCCACGACGTCACCCAGCTCATGCCACTGCTGGACGCCATACCCCACATCCGTGGCCTGCGCGGCCGGCCCCGCCACCGGCCTCGGCGGCTCTTCGCCGACCGCGGCTACGACTACGACAAGTACAGGCGTCTCGTCCGCGCTCGGGGGATCACACCCAAGATCGCCCGCCGCGGTGTCCCGCACGGCTCCGGCCTGGGCAAGACCCGATGGGTCGTCGAGCGCACCTTCGCCTGGCTCCACCAGTTCAAACGCCTCCGCACCCGCTACGAGATACGCGCCGACCTCCACCTCGGACTGCTCCAACTCGCCTGCAGCATCATCTGCTTGAGACGACTCCGAACCTCATTCTGA
- a CDS encoding TetR/AcrR family transcriptional regulator encodes MARIREFDTERAVEAAMNAFGYNGYEGTSIQDLVDATGVGRGSLYSAFGSKEGLYLAVMDRYRECYAMPLVEILRQGVPGRDLLHYVLVAAIDEIVLDGSRRACLSVGAAVGRIAHDPQVSSHVQVTTELLEDALDQVIAEAQADGQLSDKHDARDLARFLIMTMHGLRVMGAMNPDRASLMAVADTALDAFD; translated from the coding sequence ATGGCACGGATCAGGGAGTTTGATACCGAAAGGGCCGTGGAGGCGGCGATGAACGCCTTTGGCTACAACGGCTACGAGGGCACATCGATCCAGGACCTGGTCGATGCAACCGGCGTGGGCCGCGGGTCGCTGTACTCGGCGTTCGGCAGCAAGGAAGGCCTGTATCTGGCGGTCATGGACCGATACCGGGAGTGTTACGCCATGCCGCTGGTCGAAATCCTTCGCCAGGGAGTCCCGGGCCGCGATCTGCTGCATTATGTCCTGGTCGCGGCAATCGACGAGATCGTGCTCGACGGCAGCCGGCGTGCATGCCTGAGCGTCGGCGCTGCCGTGGGCCGGATCGCGCACGACCCACAGGTCTCCTCCCACGTGCAGGTGACGACGGAGTTGCTGGAGGACGCGCTGGATCAGGTCATCGCTGAGGCGCAGGCGGACGGTCAGCTGTCCGACAAGCACGATGCGCGGGACCTGGCCCGGTTCCTCATCATGACGATGCACGGGCTGAGGGTCATGGGTGCCATGAACCCCGACCGCGCGTCGCTCATGGCGGTCGCCGATACCGCCCTCGATGCTTTCGACTGA
- a CDS encoding nuclear transport factor 2 family protein, translating into MNKQETRKAFAWRSRIAGTAAAAALLVGGGAGAVAFTSPSASAHDQTASASSQSLAARVQRLEDIEDIHQLKARYFRFVDEKKHDQLVKIFTPNAKIVTDGQAFKSPKEFADIIRDAIGAAPTAHSGAMPEIKITGPDTATGIWSMEDMLSFPAGPNAPQGHHGYGQYHETYKKVHGKWLIDSVVLTRFRMEPLANWTPPTSTTSK; encoded by the coding sequence ATGAACAAGCAGGAAACCCGGAAGGCATTTGCGTGGCGCTCCCGGATCGCCGGAACGGCTGCGGCGGCTGCGCTGCTGGTCGGCGGCGGGGCGGGCGCAGTGGCCTTCACCTCTCCGTCCGCGAGTGCGCACGACCAGACGGCGAGCGCCTCCTCTCAGTCCCTCGCGGCCCGGGTGCAGCGCCTGGAGGACATCGAAGACATTCACCAACTCAAGGCCCGCTACTTCCGCTTCGTGGACGAGAAGAAGCACGATCAGCTGGTCAAGATCTTCACCCCGAACGCCAAGATCGTGACCGATGGGCAGGCGTTCAAGTCGCCGAAGGAGTTCGCGGACATAATTCGTGACGCCATCGGTGCCGCACCGACCGCTCACAGTGGAGCCATGCCGGAGATCAAGATCACGGGGCCGGATACGGCGACCGGCATCTGGTCGATGGAGGACATGCTGAGCTTCCCCGCAGGCCCGAACGCTCCGCAGGGGCACCACGGCTACGGTCAGTACCACGAGACCTACAAGAAGGTCCACGGTAAGTGGCTGATTGACTCCGTAGTGCTGACCCGCTTCCGGATGGAGCCGCTGGCGAACTGGACCCCCCCGACGTCCACGACCAGCAAGTGA